The following coding sequences lie in one Myxococcus xanthus genomic window:
- a CDS encoding DUF4215 domain-containing protein, which yields MKTRVLFKTAALCLALLSSLTGCDSGGARTAAAPTEPVLVSRSASLVGDGQLEPGEQCDDGNTTSGDGCSATGTIEAGYLCHVPGRPCSLASLCGNNVVDSGEACDSNVPGSDCTATCDLSLCGNGMFDNRAHPSYAQEVCDDGNRFEGDGCSRLCEVEPGFACAGSPSRCVRAGVTVFNTGVDENNRRLEVGPDPHWFYSGTNTGAATGPRTANDWPQEIQTARFMAAPLGAPVCVYQDFMVPSTTNVSQFRLRLATFNDNQFDSARVNGQLFTPTVVNEPAGQPWQKNIFREFGTNAPWRAGLNRIELCNENEATEPNAFRYLFVDAYDDRCGDGAVSLREECDDGNATNGDGCSATCGIEAGYGCTGQPSTCAQTCGNGTLNPGEQCDDGNSTAGDGCNASCRVEKGYACPTPGEACKETCDNGVIDPGEQCDDGNDYDSDGCSSACRIERGYECQGAPSICAPLCGNGRMDAGELCDDGNTTLGDGCSNACTLELGYACPAPGQACVLTCGNGNVDPGEQCDDGDLEPGDGCSTECRVEDGYACSTPANGPSVCVESCGNGVLDANETCDDGNTTAGDGCSTGCRVENGYTCSGAPSTCATICGDGIRAGSETCDDGNTTAGDGCNATCSVEPGWSCPGAGNQCFFTCGNGTVDSGEACDDGNTTAGDGCNASCRVENGYTCSGAPSTCATTCGDDVRAGSEVCDDGNLNNGDGCSSRCLLEDGQPCNASGVCESGICNPDTNTCISPNTCGNGILDEGELCDDGNTTVGDGCSATCAIEDGFGCTGIPSVCAVTCGDGIKADSEACDDGNTANGDGCSATCTVESGAACQTADVSVFITRQGNANCTEVSDIDAPVLPNAAIQAELGVPGRYRIRYVSGAVSYSGGANWYPGVIGVSANAGTQVQGFSLGYTPRGGPGSATRAEAMPLGFPLSRDFTAATGDVRIALVDTDCDLANNSDTAVTYRVDALSICQTAPVVTSPTPGGTAGEELEGTATPGATVDVYLDGNPAPVCTVIADAEGNWSCTLPDDLEEGPHTAVVTSTFPGAPQTSTSVEFIVDYSPPAPPVITGPTPGAVLDTQTPVLSGTATPGDEVTVYEGGTVLCTTTADAAGNWSCTPTTPMAEGPHTVTATATPPGGSPGPTSTPVTFTITLTTTEPPVITGPADGAVLNTSTPPLSGTSAPGTVVTVYEGDTVLCTTTTNDVGAWSCTPTQPLEDGPHTVTATATDSEGRTSEPSAPSEFIIDTQEPDTYLPRTPPSRGGNRTATFEYDASEEGVTYECSLNGGPFEPCRDSYDVGEGQHTLRVRATDRAGNVDSTPAAYSWTVELTRAFAGGGCSTAPAASWLALLGLLGLRRRKRG from the coding sequence ATGAAAACGCGTGTCCTCTTCAAGACGGCGGCGCTCTGTCTCGCGCTGCTCTCATCCCTGACCGGCTGTGATTCGGGCGGTGCCCGGACAGCCGCGGCCCCCACCGAGCCCGTGCTCGTGAGCCGGTCCGCCTCCCTCGTCGGAGACGGCCAGCTCGAGCCCGGCGAGCAGTGTGACGACGGCAACACCACCAGCGGCGACGGCTGTTCCGCCACCGGCACCATCGAAGCAGGCTACCTGTGCCACGTGCCCGGGCGCCCCTGCTCGCTGGCGAGCCTGTGCGGCAACAACGTCGTCGACTCCGGCGAGGCGTGTGACAGCAACGTCCCCGGCTCCGACTGCACGGCGACCTGTGACCTGTCCCTGTGCGGCAACGGCATGTTCGACAACCGCGCCCACCCGTCCTACGCGCAGGAAGTCTGCGACGACGGCAACCGCTTCGAGGGCGACGGCTGCAGCCGCCTGTGCGAGGTGGAGCCTGGCTTCGCCTGCGCCGGCAGCCCCAGCCGCTGCGTGCGCGCGGGCGTGACGGTCTTCAACACCGGCGTGGACGAGAACAACCGCCGGCTGGAGGTCGGCCCGGATCCGCACTGGTTCTACTCGGGCACCAACACGGGCGCGGCCACGGGTCCGCGGACCGCCAACGACTGGCCTCAGGAAATCCAAACGGCCCGCTTCATGGCGGCGCCCCTGGGAGCGCCCGTCTGCGTGTACCAGGACTTCATGGTGCCCTCGACGACCAACGTCTCGCAGTTCCGCCTGCGGCTGGCCACGTTCAACGACAACCAGTTCGACAGCGCGCGCGTCAACGGGCAGCTCTTCACGCCCACCGTCGTCAACGAGCCGGCGGGCCAGCCCTGGCAGAAGAACATCTTCCGCGAGTTCGGCACCAACGCTCCGTGGCGCGCGGGCCTCAACCGCATCGAGCTGTGCAACGAGAACGAAGCCACCGAGCCCAACGCCTTCCGCTACCTGTTCGTGGACGCGTACGACGACCGCTGCGGCGACGGCGCCGTGTCCCTGCGCGAGGAGTGCGACGACGGCAACGCCACCAACGGTGACGGCTGCTCCGCCACCTGCGGCATCGAGGCGGGCTACGGCTGCACCGGCCAGCCCAGCACCTGCGCCCAGACGTGTGGCAATGGCACGCTGAACCCGGGCGAGCAGTGCGACGACGGCAACTCCACGGCGGGCGACGGCTGCAACGCGAGCTGCCGCGTGGAGAAGGGCTACGCCTGCCCCACCCCGGGCGAGGCTTGCAAGGAGACGTGCGACAACGGCGTCATCGACCCGGGCGAGCAGTGCGATGACGGCAATGACTACGACTCGGACGGTTGCTCCTCGGCGTGCCGCATCGAGCGCGGCTATGAGTGCCAGGGCGCTCCGTCCATCTGCGCCCCCCTGTGCGGCAACGGCCGGATGGACGCGGGTGAGCTGTGCGACGACGGCAACACCACCCTGGGTGATGGCTGCTCCAACGCCTGCACCCTGGAGTTGGGCTACGCCTGCCCCGCCCCGGGCCAGGCCTGCGTGCTCACCTGCGGCAACGGCAACGTGGACCCAGGCGAGCAGTGCGACGACGGTGACCTGGAGCCGGGGGACGGCTGCAGCACCGAGTGCCGCGTGGAGGATGGCTACGCGTGCAGCACGCCCGCAAACGGCCCGTCCGTCTGTGTCGAGAGCTGCGGCAACGGCGTCCTGGACGCGAACGAGACGTGTGACGACGGCAACACCACGGCGGGCGACGGCTGCTCGACGGGCTGCCGCGTGGAGAATGGCTATACGTGCAGCGGCGCGCCCAGTACCTGCGCCACCATCTGCGGCGACGGCATCCGTGCGGGCTCGGAGACGTGCGATGACGGCAACACCACGGCGGGCGACGGCTGCAACGCCACCTGCTCGGTGGAGCCGGGCTGGAGCTGCCCTGGCGCTGGCAACCAGTGCTTCTTCACCTGCGGCAACGGCACGGTGGACAGCGGCGAGGCGTGCGACGACGGCAACACCACGGCGGGCGACGGCTGCAACGCGAGCTGCCGCGTGGAGAATGGCTATACGTGCAGCGGCGCGCCCAGCACCTGCGCCACCACCTGTGGCGACGACGTCCGCGCCGGCAGCGAGGTGTGTGACGACGGCAACCTCAACAACGGCGACGGCTGCTCCTCGCGCTGCCTCCTGGAGGACGGCCAGCCCTGCAACGCGTCTGGCGTCTGCGAGAGCGGCATCTGCAACCCCGACACCAACACCTGCATCAGCCCCAACACCTGCGGCAACGGCATCCTCGACGAGGGGGAGCTGTGCGACGACGGCAACACCACGGTGGGCGACGGCTGCTCGGCCACCTGCGCCATCGAGGACGGGTTCGGCTGCACCGGCATCCCGTCGGTGTGCGCGGTGACGTGTGGTGACGGCATCAAGGCGGACAGCGAGGCCTGTGATGACGGCAACACCGCCAACGGGGACGGCTGCTCGGCCACGTGCACCGTGGAGAGCGGCGCCGCGTGCCAGACGGCGGACGTGAGCGTGTTCATCACCCGCCAGGGCAACGCGAACTGCACGGAGGTGTCGGACATCGACGCCCCCGTACTGCCCAACGCGGCCATCCAGGCCGAACTGGGCGTGCCGGGCCGCTACCGCATCCGGTACGTGTCCGGCGCCGTGAGCTACTCGGGTGGCGCCAACTGGTACCCCGGCGTCATTGGCGTCAGCGCCAACGCGGGCACGCAGGTGCAGGGCTTCTCGCTGGGCTACACGCCCCGCGGCGGTCCGGGCTCGGCCACGCGCGCCGAGGCCATGCCGCTGGGCTTCCCCCTGTCCCGCGACTTCACGGCGGCCACGGGTGACGTGCGCATCGCGCTGGTCGACACCGACTGCGACCTGGCCAACAACTCCGACACGGCGGTGACCTACCGCGTGGACGCGCTGTCCATCTGCCAGACGGCCCCTGTCGTCACGTCCCCGACGCCGGGCGGCACCGCCGGCGAGGAGCTGGAGGGCACCGCCACGCCGGGCGCCACCGTGGACGTGTACCTGGACGGCAACCCCGCGCCGGTGTGCACCGTCATCGCCGACGCGGAGGGGAACTGGAGCTGCACGCTGCCGGATGACCTGGAGGAAGGGCCGCACACGGCCGTCGTCACCTCCACCTTCCCGGGCGCTCCGCAGACGTCCACGTCGGTGGAGTTCATCGTGGACTACTCGCCGCCGGCGCCTCCGGTCATCACCGGCCCCACGCCGGGCGCGGTGCTGGACACGCAGACGCCCGTGCTGAGCGGCACGGCGACGCCGGGCGACGAGGTGACGGTGTACGAGGGCGGCACCGTCCTCTGCACCACCACGGCCGACGCGGCGGGGAACTGGAGCTGCACGCCCACCACGCCCATGGCTGAAGGCCCGCACACGGTGACGGCCACCGCCACGCCTCCGGGTGGCAGCCCCGGCCCCACCTCCACGCCCGTCACCTTCACCATCACCCTGACCACGACGGAGCCGCCGGTCATCACCGGGCCCGCCGACGGCGCGGTGCTCAACACGTCGACGCCGCCCCTGAGCGGCACGTCGGCCCCGGGCACGGTGGTGACGGTGTACGAGGGCGACACGGTGCTCTGCACCACCACCACCAACGACGTGGGCGCGTGGAGCTGCACGCCGACCCAGCCGCTGGAGGATGGCCCGCACACGGTGACGGCCACCGCCACCGACAGCGAGGGCCGCACCAGCGAGCCCTCCGCGCCCAGCGAGTTCATCATCGACACCCAGGAGCCCGACACGTACCTGCCGCGCACGCCTCCCTCGCGCGGCGGCAACCGGACGGCGACCTTCGAGTACGACGCCTCCGAGGAGGGCGTCACCTACGAGTGCAGCTTGAACGGGGGCCCCTTCGAGCCCTGCCGGGACAGCTATGACGTGGGCGAGGGTCAGCACACCCTGCGCGTGCGGGCCACGGACCGCGCGGGCAACGTGGACAGCACCCCCGCGGCGTACTCGTGGACGGTGGAGCTCACCCGGGCCTTCGCCGGTGGCGGCTGCAGCACGGCGCCCGCCGCGTCCTGGCTGGCGCTCCTGGGCCTGCTCGGCCTCCGCCGGAGGAAGCGCGGCTAA
- a CDS encoding OmpA family protein, which translates to MSSHPYHPWLGGLAVLWAVTAQAQAQRIPGIELERLQLNPGARDSLVLSTGDLMSRGEYRLGFTGHYEKEPLVLVSGGEQQGVIVSNRVTVHLSGAYAITDWLELGAQVPIVSQWGPDTAALGVATPSTSALGTPWLQARAGILSEQRGGLMDLGLHLGAALPIGSTETLTRDQGFVFSPRLGLGKQLGGTWRVGADLGALVRTKTYALSPNTQPYLDELGTELNGGVNLSAGLLGFRQELVVRGTLPVANAPESMEVLLGVRVPMPAGTEVYAMGGPGFGSTPGTPSFRVLAGLTFGTPASTPNACVEGQPHDPARCPDFDLDGDGIKNAADRCPTVEGLSELNGCPDGDDDGDGLPNLADRCPKEAENFNGFEDQDGCPDDPDTDGDGISDSKDQCPDQAEDKDGFQDEDGCPDPDNDNDGVLDTADRCPNEAGPKENRGCPDQDRDSDGIVDRLDNCPTEPGPAKNHGCKEKQLAQIGENRIQLLEAVYFENNKDVIIARSNKLLDTVANILIAHPEVEKVRVEGHTDNRGNPDYNLDLSQRRADAVVHYLVSKGVARERLESKGFGPTQPIADNNTTQGRAKNRRVEFKIVGDAEGVQTQQGEPSPDTH; encoded by the coding sequence TTGTCTTCACATCCGTATCACCCATGGCTTGGAGGTCTGGCCGTCCTCTGGGCGGTCACGGCCCAGGCCCAGGCGCAGCGCATCCCCGGCATCGAGCTGGAGCGGCTGCAACTCAATCCCGGTGCACGCGACAGCCTGGTGCTGTCCACCGGCGACCTCATGTCCCGCGGCGAGTACCGCCTCGGCTTCACCGGACACTATGAGAAGGAGCCCTTGGTGCTCGTCTCCGGTGGAGAGCAGCAAGGCGTCATCGTCTCCAACCGCGTGACGGTCCACCTCAGTGGTGCCTATGCCATCACTGACTGGCTGGAGCTCGGCGCGCAGGTGCCCATCGTGTCCCAGTGGGGACCGGACACCGCGGCGCTGGGCGTCGCCACGCCGTCCACGAGCGCGCTTGGCACGCCGTGGCTCCAGGCGCGCGCGGGAATCCTCTCCGAGCAGCGCGGCGGGCTGATGGATTTGGGCCTGCACCTCGGCGCGGCCCTGCCCATTGGCAGCACGGAGACGCTCACCCGGGACCAGGGCTTCGTCTTCTCGCCTCGGCTCGGCCTGGGCAAGCAGTTGGGCGGCACGTGGCGCGTGGGCGCCGACCTGGGCGCGTTGGTGCGGACCAAGACGTATGCGCTGTCCCCCAACACGCAGCCGTACCTCGACGAGCTGGGCACGGAGCTGAACGGCGGCGTCAACCTGTCCGCCGGCCTGCTCGGCTTCCGCCAGGAGCTGGTGGTGCGCGGCACCCTGCCCGTCGCGAACGCGCCGGAGTCGATGGAGGTGCTGCTGGGCGTGCGCGTTCCCATGCCCGCGGGCACGGAAGTCTACGCCATGGGTGGCCCTGGCTTCGGCAGCACGCCGGGCACGCCGTCGTTCCGCGTGCTCGCCGGCCTCACCTTCGGCACCCCCGCCTCCACGCCCAACGCATGTGTGGAGGGTCAGCCCCATGACCCCGCCCGCTGTCCGGACTTCGACCTGGACGGCGACGGCATCAAGAACGCCGCCGACCGCTGCCCCACCGTCGAGGGCCTGTCGGAGCTGAATGGCTGCCCGGACGGGGACGACGACGGCGACGGCCTGCCCAACCTGGCGGACCGCTGCCCGAAGGAGGCGGAGAACTTCAACGGCTTCGAGGACCAGGACGGCTGCCCGGATGACCCGGACACCGATGGGGACGGAATCTCCGACTCCAAGGACCAGTGCCCGGACCAGGCCGAGGACAAGGATGGCTTCCAGGACGAGGACGGCTGCCCCGACCCGGACAACGACAACGACGGCGTGCTCGACACCGCCGACCGCTGCCCCAACGAGGCTGGCCCCAAGGAGAACCGCGGCTGCCCCGACCAGGACCGCGACAGTGACGGCATCGTCGACCGGCTCGACAACTGCCCCACCGAGCCCGGCCCGGCGAAGAACCACGGCTGCAAGGAGAAGCAGCTCGCGCAGATTGGAGAGAATCGCATCCAGCTGCTCGAGGCCGTCTACTTTGAGAACAACAAGGACGTCATCATCGCGCGCAGCAACAAGCTGCTCGACACGGTGGCCAACATCCTCATCGCCCACCCGGAAGTGGAGAAGGTGCGTGTCGAGGGCCACACCGACAACCGCGGCAACCCTGACTACAACCTGGACCTGTCCCAGCGCCGCGCCGACGCCGTCGTGCACTACCTGGTGAGCAAGGGCGTGGCCCGGGAGCGCCTGGAGTCCAAGGGCTTCGGCCCCACCCAGCCCATCGCGGACAACAACACCACCCAGGGCCGCGCGAAGAACCGCCGCGTGGAGTTCAAGATCGTCGGCGACGCAGAGGGCGTGCAGACGCAGCAGGGCGAGCCCTCTCCCGACACCCACTGA
- a CDS encoding sigma-54-dependent Fis family transcriptional regulator produces the protein MGTLTLSASPLLWEQFLVGALDGEAGLRPELRSILPRWQRSRSLGAPSTGQPDEGPSVGSLALVERRARLEPVWQELGGMLEMLSAAPLPSGRVALLADREGVILATRSSGGDFTNHADYVRLVEGACWDETSRGTNAIGTALAESSAVAVVGPAHYAQRHHGLVCYAAPVHDPFGELVAVLDVTGPAGAADPLVLVAVASVAHAAEARLREVAWARVAAAARGGLESRLSREDGPVLVVEPMGRVSRCNAAARALLGGQGPMAVEAALGVSWRVLTDAALRGVALETRLSLQGPAWRIHAEAVGTGDGSSALAVLVRLESSGVRSLHAPREASLSGGEFVGMTPGRADSRPAVAEPSSVGRAPRALSRDLWQADTVVPPGPWEALKGNDPQHRATLREAERFAPTSLPVLLLSETGTGKELLARALHAASTVATGPFVAVNCGALSPALLESELFGHAPGAFTGARVGGADGKLAAADGGTLFLDELAEMPPALQVLLLRVLEDGSYSRVGEPRVRRSRFRLVGATCRDLDEAVRNGTFRSDLYFRLQGAVLRLPPLRERTDLPELAHALLRRLSEEEGLATPSISAAALTRLAAHHWPGNVRELKTVLRLALVRAGGAPVLDVAALPSGLGSPPSPGAQVEPRPAVPLASNAPRQPSAGAAAGPLRELEARAIQEALALSGGNVAQAARRLGIARSTLYRMAERFGITLPSRA, from the coding sequence TTGGGGACGCTGACGCTCAGCGCATCACCGCTCCTGTGGGAGCAGTTCCTCGTGGGTGCGCTCGACGGGGAGGCGGGGTTGCGCCCGGAGTTGCGCTCCATCCTCCCCCGGTGGCAGCGCTCACGGTCGCTGGGCGCCCCGAGCACCGGGCAGCCGGACGAAGGTCCCAGCGTGGGCAGCCTGGCGCTCGTCGAGCGCCGCGCCCGGCTGGAGCCGGTGTGGCAGGAGTTGGGCGGCATGCTGGAGATGTTGTCGGCGGCGCCCCTTCCTTCGGGTCGGGTGGCGCTGCTCGCGGACCGTGAGGGCGTCATCCTGGCGACGCGCAGCTCGGGCGGGGACTTCACCAACCACGCGGACTATGTGCGCCTGGTGGAGGGGGCCTGCTGGGATGAGACGTCTCGCGGGACGAATGCCATTGGCACTGCCCTGGCGGAATCCTCCGCCGTCGCGGTGGTGGGGCCGGCGCACTACGCGCAGCGGCACCATGGGTTGGTCTGCTACGCGGCGCCGGTCCATGACCCCTTTGGGGAGCTGGTGGCCGTGCTGGACGTCACGGGGCCGGCTGGCGCGGCGGATCCGCTGGTGCTGGTGGCGGTGGCCAGCGTGGCCCACGCCGCCGAGGCGCGGCTGCGCGAGGTCGCCTGGGCCCGGGTGGCCGCGGCTGCGCGGGGTGGGTTGGAGTCGCGCCTGTCGCGTGAGGATGGTCCGGTGCTCGTCGTCGAGCCGATGGGGCGGGTGAGCCGCTGCAATGCGGCCGCGCGCGCGTTGCTCGGTGGGCAGGGGCCGATGGCGGTGGAGGCAGCGCTCGGAGTCTCGTGGCGGGTGCTGACGGACGCCGCGTTGCGAGGCGTGGCGCTGGAGACGCGTCTTTCTTTACAGGGGCCGGCCTGGCGCATCCATGCGGAGGCGGTGGGGACGGGGGATGGGAGCTCGGCGCTCGCAGTGCTGGTGCGGCTGGAGTCTTCTGGTGTCCGGTCTCTGCATGCACCGCGAGAGGCGTCGCTGTCCGGTGGTGAGTTCGTGGGCATGACCCCTGGGCGCGCGGATTCGCGCCCGGCTGTGGCGGAGCCTTCCTCCGTGGGCCGTGCGCCGCGAGCGCTGTCTCGGGACCTGTGGCAAGCGGATACGGTAGTGCCACCTGGACCGTGGGAGGCGCTCAAGGGGAACGACCCGCAGCACCGCGCCACGTTGCGAGAAGCGGAGCGGTTCGCGCCCACGAGCTTGCCGGTGCTCCTGCTGTCGGAGACGGGCACGGGCAAGGAGCTCCTCGCGCGCGCACTGCACGCGGCCAGCACGGTCGCCACGGGGCCCTTCGTGGCGGTGAACTGCGGCGCGCTGTCGCCCGCGTTGCTGGAGAGCGAGCTGTTCGGCCACGCGCCCGGCGCCTTCACTGGCGCGCGTGTCGGAGGCGCGGACGGAAAGCTGGCGGCGGCGGACGGCGGGACGCTCTTCCTCGACGAGCTGGCGGAGATGCCGCCCGCGCTCCAGGTATTGCTGCTACGGGTGCTGGAGGACGGTTCCTATTCGCGAGTGGGTGAGCCCCGCGTGCGACGCTCGCGCTTCCGCCTGGTGGGCGCCACCTGCAGGGACCTGGACGAGGCCGTGCGCAACGGCACGTTCCGCTCCGACCTCTATTTCCGCCTCCAGGGCGCGGTGCTGCGGCTGCCACCGCTGCGCGAGCGCACCGACCTGCCGGAACTGGCCCATGCACTCCTCCGGCGGTTGTCGGAAGAAGAGGGCCTGGCCACGCCGAGCATCTCCGCCGCCGCGCTCACCCGGCTCGCAGCCCACCACTGGCCCGGCAACGTGCGCGAGCTGAAGACAGTGCTGCGGTTGGCGCTGGTTCGCGCGGGAGGCGCCCCCGTGTTGGACGTGGCCGCCCTGCCGTCAGGCCTGGGAAGCCCGCCCTCGCCCGGGGCCCAGGTAGAACCACGGCCCGCAGTGCCGCTTGCTTCCAATGCGCCGCGTCAACCGAGCGCGGGTGCCGCCGCCGGCCCGCTGCGCGAGCTGGAGGCCCGCGCCATCCAGGAAGCACTGGCGCTCAGTGGCGGCAACGTGGCGCAGGCCGCCCGGCGTCTGGGCATCGCGCGGAGCACGCTCTACCGGATGGCGGAGCGCTTCGGCATCACGCTGCCCTCGCGCGCCTGA
- the adh gene encoding aldehyde dehydrogenase, with protein MIYAAPNQPGSKVQFKPRYQNFIGGRWVEPTRGQYFENISPVTGKPFCEVARSTAEDIEKALDAAHAARLSWGRTSPTVRANILNKIADRMEQNLEMLAVAETWDNGKPVRETLAADIPLAIDHFRYFAGCIRAQEGGVSELDHDTVAYHFHEPLGVVGQIIPWNFPLLMAAWKLAPALAAGNCVVLKPAEQTPSSILLWTELIQDLLPEGVLNVVNGFGVEAGKPLASSPRIAKVAFTGETSTGRLIMQYASENLIPVTLELGGKSPNIFFEDVMARDDDFFDKSLEGFAMFALNQGEVCTCPSRSLISERIYSQFMEKALDRVRKVKPGNPLDTDTMVGAQASNDQLEKILSYIDIGKKEGAKVLIGGERVALSGDLKEGYYVAPTVFQGHNRMRVFQEEIFGPVVSVATFKDFDDAIRQANDTLYGLGAGVWTRDGNTAYRAGRAIEAGRVWTNCYHIYPAHAAFGGYKQSGIGRENHRKILDHYQQTKNLLVSYSPKAMGFF; from the coding sequence GTGATCTACGCCGCCCCCAATCAGCCCGGCTCCAAGGTGCAGTTCAAGCCCCGCTACCAGAACTTCATTGGCGGGCGCTGGGTCGAACCCACGCGTGGTCAGTACTTCGAGAACATCAGCCCCGTGACGGGCAAGCCCTTCTGTGAAGTGGCCCGCTCCACGGCCGAGGACATCGAGAAGGCACTGGATGCGGCCCACGCGGCCCGGCTCTCCTGGGGCCGCACCTCGCCGACCGTCCGAGCGAACATCCTCAACAAGATCGCCGACCGGATGGAGCAGAACCTGGAGATGCTCGCGGTCGCCGAGACGTGGGACAACGGCAAGCCCGTGCGTGAGACGCTGGCCGCGGACATCCCGCTGGCCATCGACCACTTCCGTTATTTCGCCGGGTGTATCCGCGCGCAGGAAGGCGGGGTGAGCGAGCTGGACCACGACACCGTCGCCTACCACTTCCACGAGCCGCTGGGCGTCGTGGGGCAGATCATCCCCTGGAACTTCCCGCTCCTGATGGCGGCCTGGAAGCTGGCCCCGGCGCTGGCGGCGGGCAACTGCGTGGTCCTCAAGCCCGCGGAGCAGACGCCCTCCAGCATCCTTCTGTGGACCGAGCTCATCCAGGACCTGCTGCCCGAAGGTGTGCTCAACGTCGTCAACGGCTTCGGCGTCGAGGCGGGCAAGCCGCTGGCCAGCAGCCCGCGCATCGCGAAGGTGGCCTTCACCGGCGAGACGAGCACGGGCCGGCTCATCATGCAGTACGCCAGTGAGAACCTCATCCCCGTCACGCTGGAGCTGGGCGGCAAGAGCCCCAACATCTTCTTCGAGGATGTGATGGCGCGGGACGACGACTTCTTCGACAAGTCGTTGGAAGGCTTCGCCATGTTCGCGCTCAACCAGGGCGAGGTCTGCACCTGCCCGTCGCGCTCCCTCATCAGCGAGCGCATCTACAGCCAGTTCATGGAGAAGGCGCTCGACCGCGTCCGCAAGGTGAAGCCGGGCAACCCGCTGGACACCGACACCATGGTCGGCGCCCAGGCGTCCAACGACCAGCTGGAGAAGATCCTCAGCTACATCGACATCGGCAAGAAGGAGGGCGCCAAGGTCCTCATCGGCGGCGAGCGCGTGGCGCTGTCCGGCGACCTGAAGGAGGGCTACTACGTGGCGCCCACCGTGTTCCAGGGCCACAACCGCATGCGCGTCTTCCAGGAGGAGATTTTCGGCCCCGTGGTGAGCGTGGCGACCTTCAAGGACTTCGACGACGCCATCCGCCAGGCCAACGACACGCTGTACGGCCTGGGCGCCGGCGTGTGGACGCGTGACGGGAACACCGCCTACCGCGCGGGGCGCGCCATCGAGGCGGGCCGCGTGTGGACCAACTGCTACCACATCTACCCCGCGCACGCGGCGTTCGGCGGCTACAAGCAGTCCGGCATCGGGC